One genomic window of Lentisphaerota bacterium includes the following:
- a CDS encoding HipA domain-containing protein: MNRCPITYRSCPADERYSSAGLRLLSPNLKQLLDFPYDARQQRREAVIHAAKMSIQGVQPKLSVRLNAKAGLFEIVDCGGRYVIKPQHDVYPHLPENEGLTLHLAGLCGIDVPLSGLVRCADGSWSYFIRRFDRVGHNGKLAVEDFAQLAGLSRETKYDFSMERIVKILDAYCTFPAIEKVSLFKRCLFNFIVGNEDMHVKNFSLITRDGKVGLAPAYDALSTTVAFLSIGKRPDQIEEIALPLQGKKRGLTRNTWVDYFAHERLALPDKIIGKVLADIQSAVPVWKTCLAESFLPPEHQTLYARLLDQRLTVMGIA, from the coding sequence GTGAACCGGTGTCCCATCACCTACCGCTCCTGCCCGGCTGACGAGCGCTATTCGTCGGCCGGATTGCGCCTGCTGTCGCCGAATCTCAAGCAGTTGCTGGATTTTCCCTACGATGCCCGGCAACAGCGCCGCGAAGCGGTCATCCACGCCGCGAAGATGTCCATCCAGGGCGTCCAACCGAAGCTGAGTGTCCGCCTCAACGCGAAAGCGGGGCTGTTCGAAATCGTGGATTGCGGCGGGCGCTATGTGATCAAGCCGCAACACGATGTGTATCCTCATCTTCCGGAGAACGAAGGCCTCACCCTGCATCTGGCCGGCCTGTGCGGGATTGATGTGCCGCTCAGCGGACTCGTGCGCTGCGCCGACGGTTCATGGTCCTACTTCATCCGCCGCTTCGACCGTGTCGGCCACAACGGCAAGCTGGCGGTCGAGGATTTTGCCCAGCTCGCGGGACTGAGCCGGGAAACGAAGTACGACTTCAGCATGGAGCGGATCGTGAAGATCCTGGATGCCTACTGCACGTTCCCCGCCATAGAGAAAGTGAGCCTGTTCAAGCGGTGCCTGTTCAATTTCATCGTCGGCAACGAAGACATGCATGTCAAGAATTTCTCCCTGATCACCCGCGATGGAAAAGTCGGGCTGGCTCCGGCGTACGACGCTCTCAGCACGACCGTCGCCTTCCTGAGCATCGGCAAACGCCCCGATCAGATCGAGGAGATCGCCCTGCCGCTTCAAGGCAAGAAACGCGGCCTCACGCGCAACACCTGGGTCGACTACTTCGCCCACGAGCGGCTCGCCCTTCCCGACAAGATCATCGGGAAGGTTCTGGCCGACATTCAGTCCGCCGTCCCCGTGTGGAAGACCTGCCTGGCAGAATCCTTTCTTCCGCCCGAACACCAGACGCTCTATGCCCGTCTCCTGGACCAGCGCTTGACGGTCATGGGCATCGCCTAA
- a CDS encoding toxin HipA, protein MRRARVDVMGQRAGVLEEPAPGRYVFRYDDAYSGPPVSLSLPVSERAFVFEVFPPFFEGLLPEGAMLEGLLRQCKIDRTDLFGQLLAVGGDMVGAVTVTGEDHA, encoded by the coding sequence ATGAGGCGCGCACGGGTTGACGTCATGGGGCAGCGGGCCGGTGTGCTGGAAGAGCCGGCGCCGGGCCGGTATGTGTTTCGTTACGATGACGCTTATTCGGGACCGCCGGTGTCGTTGTCGCTGCCCGTTTCAGAACGCGCGTTCGTCTTTGAGGTCTTTCCGCCTTTCTTCGAGGGGTTATTGCCGGAAGGCGCGATGCTGGAGGGCTTGTTGCGCCAGTGCAAGATAGACCGCACCGATCTTTTCGGACAGCTTCTGGCTGTTGGCGGCGACATGGTTGGCGCGGTCACGGTCACCGGGGAGGATCACGCGTGA
- a CDS encoding helix-turn-helix transcriptional regulator, protein MQGSPEIGAVIRYHRRRSGLSQSELAALAGIGKTSVFDIEKGKSTVRLATLMAVLRALNIVLTLASPLMAECLQAIQSHPNTTQGKDPS, encoded by the coding sequence ATGCAGGGATCTCCAGAAATTGGTGCCGTGATTCGTTATCATAGGCGGCGAAGCGGCTTGAGCCAAAGCGAACTCGCCGCCTTGGCGGGTATCGGCAAAACATCCGTCTTCGACATCGAAAAAGGCAAGTCAACGGTACGCCTGGCTACGCTCATGGCCGTTTTGCGCGCCCTCAATATCGTGCTGACCCTCGCAAGCCCGCTGATGGCGGAGTGCTTGCAAGCCATTCAATCCCACCCGAACACAACTCAGGGGAAGGATCCATCATGA